A single Mycolicibacterium cosmeticum DNA region contains:
- a CDS encoding TetR/AcrR family transcriptional regulator, with product MSTEPTNGSSRREELLAVAAKLFAARGYHGTRMDDVADAVGLNKATVYHYYASKSLILWDIYKRTADFTVDALHDDPTATARETIYHFTRRLLTGIANDLEAAAVYFQEGPYITEWFTEEQVEYIRKAEATVYEHVRDVIDRGIASGEFYDCDSHVLALGYIGMTLGAYRWLRPHGRRTAQEIAVEFSTALLRGLIVDEAVRTEEPLGGASHE from the coding sequence ATGTCCACCGAACCCACCAACGGGTCGTCCCGGCGAGAAGAATTGTTGGCCGTTGCCGCCAAGCTCTTCGCCGCCCGCGGATACCACGGCACCCGGATGGATGACGTCGCCGACGCCGTCGGGTTGAACAAGGCCACCGTCTACCACTACTACGCCAGCAAGTCACTGATCCTCTGGGACATCTACAAGCGCACCGCCGACTTCACCGTCGACGCGCTGCACGACGACCCGACCGCGACCGCCCGCGAGACCATCTACCACTTCACCCGGCGACTGCTGACCGGCATCGCCAACGACCTGGAGGCGGCCGCCGTCTACTTCCAGGAGGGCCCGTACATCACCGAGTGGTTCACCGAAGAACAGGTCGAATACATCCGGAAGGCCGAAGCCACCGTCTACGAGCACGTGCGCGACGTGATCGACCGGGGCATCGCCAGCGGCGAGTTCTACGACTGCGATTCCCATGTGTTGGCCCTCGGCTATATCGGGATGACGCTCGGCGCCTACCGCTGGCTGCGTCCGCACGGCCGCCGCACCGCCCAGGAGATCGCGGTGGAATTCAGCACCGCCCTGCTGCGCGGATTGATCGTCGACGAGGCGGTGCGCACCGAGGAGCCGCTCGGCGGTGCCAGCCATGAGTGA
- a CDS encoding SDR family oxidoreductase: MSDLFRLDGKVAVVTGGGRGIGVMIARGLLQAGAAKVYLAARKAAELDAVVAELAPLGAVEGIPADLGTAEGVQALTAAVTAKEDAVHLLFNNAGAAWGAPFDELPESGFDKVFDVNVKGVFLLTRALVPLLTAAATEDDPARVINTGSIDGFLVPEKGRGNFSYSASKAAVHMLTKHLAGELAPKILVNAIAPGLFPSRMTKVMLAAGEDAVGSLLPLGRVGRPDDMAGIAVFLGSRASSYITGAVIPVDGGVSTIR; this comes from the coding sequence ATGAGTGACCTGTTCCGGCTGGACGGCAAGGTCGCCGTCGTCACCGGCGGCGGCCGCGGGATCGGCGTGATGATCGCGCGCGGGCTGTTGCAGGCCGGCGCGGCGAAGGTGTACCTGGCGGCCCGCAAAGCGGCCGAACTGGACGCCGTGGTGGCCGAATTGGCACCGCTGGGCGCCGTCGAGGGCATCCCCGCCGACCTGGGCACCGCCGAGGGGGTGCAGGCCCTGACCGCCGCGGTCACCGCCAAAGAGGACGCCGTGCACCTGCTGTTCAACAACGCGGGCGCGGCCTGGGGCGCGCCGTTCGACGAGCTCCCGGAATCCGGGTTCGACAAGGTCTTCGACGTCAACGTCAAGGGTGTGTTCCTGCTGACCCGCGCACTGGTGCCGCTGCTCACCGCCGCCGCCACCGAGGACGATCCGGCCCGGGTGATCAACACCGGCAGCATCGACGGGTTCCTGGTTCCGGAGAAGGGCAGGGGCAACTTCTCCTACAGCGCCAGCAAGGCGGCGGTGCACATGCTGACCAAGCATCTGGCCGGTGAGCTGGCACCCAAGATCCTGGTGAATGCCATTGCCCCCGGGCTGTTTCCGTCGCGGATGACGAAGGTGATGCTGGCGGCCGGGGAGGACGCGGTGGGATCGCTGCTGCCGCTGGGCCGGGTCGGGCGGCCCGACGACATGGCCGGTATCGCGGTCTTCCTGGGCAGCCGGGCCAGCAGTTACATCACCGGCGCGGTGATCCCGGTCGACGGCGGCGTGAGCACGATCCGATGA